The following DNA comes from Lentibacillus sp. Marseille-P4043.
TGTACTTACCCGACAATAAAGAATCGCTTTCAATCCAATTACCCCTTCACTTATATCAGTATACTATGCGCTGGTAACCATTGAAAAGTATAAAAACCCCAATGTTAAAGCAAAAGTAACAAGATAGAATACATCTGTTTTAGTAAGTTTTCCAAACATATCAATCAGCTCCTTCATCAAATAAGAACTATTGTTCGTCTATCAATATAGTACATCGAACGTACGATCTTGTCAATGTATTTTCGAACGAACGTTTGCTTATTAATGATTCTAGTGATAAACTAGTATCAATAAATAATATGCGTGAGGTGTTTGCTAAATGACTAAACTTTCCAAAAGGCAGCAAATGATTCTTGATTTTATTAAGGACCAGGTTAGCAAAAAAGGCTATCCACCGTCCGTAAGAGAAATAGCTGAAGCAGTTGGTCTTGCGTCAAGTTCTACTGTTCACGGTCATCTTGCAAGAATAGAGAGTAAAGGCTATATAAGGAGAGACCCGACGAAACCTAGAGCAATAGAGGTTTTAAATCCGTCAGAAGAAAATAATATACCGAAAGAAGAGGCCCGATATGCACCGGTTATAGGAAAAGTTACCGCCGGAATTCCGATTACCGCTGTAGAAAATATTGAAGAATTCATCCCCTTGCCAAGTTCAAGCGCAGGACCAGATGATAGTTTATATGTCTTAGTAATCGAAGGAGAAAGCATGATCGAAGCTGGTATATTAAATGGTGACATGGTTATTGTAAAACAACAAAACACGGCGCAAAACGGAGATATTGTTGTGGCAATGACAGATGAGGATGAAGCTACAGTAAAACGATTCTTCAAGGAAAAAGAT
Coding sequences within:
- the lexA gene encoding transcriptional repressor LexA, producing the protein MTKLSKRQQMILDFIKDQVSKKGYPPSVREIAEAVGLASSSTVHGHLARIESKGYIRRDPTKPRAIEVLNPSEENNIPKEEARYAPVIGKVTAGIPITAVENIEEFIPLPSSSAGPDDSLYVLVIEGESMIEAGILNGDMVIVKQQNTAQNGDIVVAMTDEDEATVKRFFKEKDHIRLQPENATMEPLIYQNVTILGKVIGLYRNIH